Proteins encoded within one genomic window of Cydia pomonella isolate Wapato2018A chromosome 12, ilCydPomo1, whole genome shotgun sequence:
- the LOC133523726 gene encoding ras-related protein Rab-10 yields the protein MAKKTYDLLFKLLLIGDSGVGKTCILFRFSDNHFTTTFISTIGIDFKIKTVELRGKKIKLQIWDTAGQERFHTITTSYYRGAMGIMLVYDITNEKTFDDIVKWLRNIDEHANEDVEKMILGNKCDMEEKRVVSKERGEAIAREHSIRFMETSAKANINIERAFSELAEAILDKTAGRGTDSDAARIAVERRPSRAPQQRACCT from the exons atggcCAAGAAGACTTACGATTTATTGTTCAAACTGCTCCTCATCGGCGACTCCGGCGTGGGAAAAACTTgcattttatttagattttcggACAACCATTTCACGACCACTTTTATTTCCACTATCG GTATCGACTTCAAGATAAAGACAGTGGAACTGCGGGGTAAGAAGATAAAGCTGCAGATCTGGGACACGGCGGGGCAGGAGCGCTTCCACACGATCACGACATCGTACTACCGCGGCGCCATGGGCATCATGCTTGTATACGACATCACCAACGAGAAAACATTTGATGACATTGTGAAGTGGCTCAGAAATATAGACgag CATGCAAACGAGGATGTTGAGAAGATGATCCTCGGCAACAAATGCGATATGGAGGAGAAGCGTGTTGTCAGCAAGGAGCGTGGAGAGGCG ATAGCGCGGGAGCACAGCATCCGCTTCATGGAAACTTCGGCAAAAGCTAACATTAACATCGAGCGCGCCTTCTCCGAGCTGGCAGAGGCTATCCTTGACAAAACTGCAGGCCGTGGCACCGACAG TGACGCCGCCCGCATCGCCGTGGAGCGCCGGCCGTCGCGCGCGCCGCAGCAGCGCGCCTGCTGCACGTAG